One genomic window of Tenacibaculum tangerinum includes the following:
- the ricT gene encoding PSP1 domain-containing protein codes for MSCSSCATNKSGVPKGCKSNGNCATGTCGSGNKLAVFDWLSNMTLPSGEAPFNIVEVRFKNGRKHFYKNSENLTISMGDVVAVEGSSGHDVGIVSLAGELVKVQMKKRKVAADSDDVKKIYRKASQKDIDVWQEARGRELETQRKGREIISRLGLKMKLSDVEYQGDGTKATFYYTADERVDFRQLIRDLASAFSIRVEMRQVGMRQEAARLGGIGSCGRELCCSTWLTDFRKVNTAAARYQQLSLNPLKLAGQCGKLKCCLNYELDTYLDALQSFPKQDKVLNTEKGEAVFVKMDIFKKLLWYTYKEESFKWYKLSLEQVQEIIELNKNNELALPLEEYEFEITEEVSVNFENVVGQDSLTRFDAPKKGRKNSRRRKRKPINKKEANQAPSNNQRSNKKPTNKKDANQTPSNNQRPNRKPQRKSVKPEAGSKTETKRVDNRKSKPKNNPRNRKPRPEGKNAEKQKGQPKNNKNQQRRNNNQRKKNNSDRKNNTNNEK; via the coding sequence ATGAGTTGTAGCAGTTGCGCAACTAACAAAAGCGGTGTGCCAAAAGGCTGTAAGAGTAACGGAAATTGTGCTACAGGTACATGTGGAAGTGGAAATAAGCTCGCTGTTTTTGATTGGTTATCAAATATGACTTTACCCTCAGGTGAAGCACCATTTAATATTGTTGAAGTCCGTTTTAAAAATGGACGAAAACATTTTTATAAAAATTCTGAGAACCTAACCATTTCCATGGGAGATGTGGTTGCTGTAGAAGGATCTTCAGGGCACGATGTAGGCATTGTTTCGTTAGCAGGAGAACTTGTAAAAGTTCAAATGAAAAAAAGAAAAGTTGCCGCTGATAGCGATGATGTAAAGAAAATTTACAGAAAAGCCTCTCAAAAAGATATCGATGTGTGGCAAGAAGCTAGAGGAAGGGAGCTAGAAACTCAACGAAAAGGAAGAGAAATTATTAGCCGTTTAGGCTTAAAAATGAAACTTTCTGATGTTGAATACCAAGGAGACGGAACCAAAGCTACGTTTTACTACACTGCCGATGAGCGTGTAGATTTTCGTCAGTTAATTCGCGATTTAGCCAGTGCTTTTTCAATCAGAGTAGAAATGCGTCAGGTAGGAATGCGTCAAGAAGCCGCCCGTTTAGGTGGAATAGGTTCTTGTGGTAGAGAACTATGCTGCTCTACGTGGTTAACCGATTTTAGAAAAGTAAATACAGCAGCTGCTCGTTACCAACAATTATCATTAAACCCACTAAAACTAGCAGGACAATGTGGTAAACTAAAATGTTGTTTAAACTACGAATTAGACACCTATTTAGACGCACTACAAAGCTTTCCGAAGCAAGATAAAGTGCTCAATACAGAAAAAGGAGAAGCTGTTTTTGTAAAGATGGATATCTTCAAAAAATTACTCTGGTATACGTATAAAGAAGAAAGCTTTAAATGGTATAAACTATCGTTAGAGCAAGTTCAAGAAATTATAGAATTAAATAAAAATAATGAACTCGCATTACCGTTAGAAGAGTATGAATTCGAAATAACTGAAGAGGTTTCTGTTAATTTTGAAAATGTGGTAGGACAAGATAGTTTAACCCGTTTCGATGCGCCCAAAAAAGGACGTAAAAATAGTAGACGCAGAAAAAGAAAACCTATAAATAAGAAAGAAGCCAATCAAGCGCCTTCTAATAATCAAAGGTCAAACAAAAAACCTACAAACAAGAAAGACGCAAATCAAACACCTTCTAATAATCAAAGGCCAAACAGAAAACCTCAAAGAAAATCAGTAAAACCCGAAGCGGGATCAAAAACAGAAACCAAGAGAGTTGATAACAGGAAGTCCAAACCTAAAAACAACCCAAGAAATAGAAAACCTAGACCAGAAGGTAAAAATGCTGAAAAACAAAAAGGTCAGCCTAAAAATAACAAGAACCAACAAAGAAGGAATAACAATCAACGTAAAAAAAACAACAGCGACCGTAAAAATAACACCAATAATGAGAAGTAA
- a CDS encoding gliding motility lipoprotein GldH has translation MRSNIGLFFLVAIIGLVSCNSNSDFDAYLALPNSAWNKKNTLQFTFPINDSINKKNLFINVRNNKDYAYSNLFLITQMIFPDGNVITDTLEYDMADVTGKFLGEGFSDIKENKLFYKENIIFPNTGEYTFKVRQAMRKNGAIAGIEELEGITHVGFRIEKIEE, from the coding sequence ATGAGAAGTAACATTGGGCTTTTCTTTTTAGTAGCTATAATAGGGCTTGTTTCATGTAATTCAAATAGTGATTTTGATGCTTACCTAGCACTTCCAAATAGTGCGTGGAATAAAAAGAACACCTTGCAATTTACATTTCCAATAAATGATTCTATTAACAAGAAAAATCTCTTTATAAATGTAAGAAACAACAAAGATTATGCATACAGTAATCTTTTTTTAATTACCCAGATGATTTTTCCTGATGGGAATGTAATTACAGATACCTTAGAGTATGATATGGCTGATGTTACAGGGAAATTTTTAGGAGAAGGTTTTTCAGATATTAAAGAAAACAAACTTTTTTACAAAGAAAATATTATATTTCCTAACACAGGAGAATACACTTTTAAAGTTCGACAAGCAATGCGAAAAAATGGAGCAATAGCAGGCATCGAAGAGCTAGAAGGAATTACCCATGTAGGATTTAGAATAGAAAAAATAGAAGAATGA
- a CDS encoding penicillin-binding protein 1A, whose protein sequence is MTEKATTNFSKYIKWFWGIILGGFLFVCLLFLLASWGVFGALPTFEELENPKSDLATEVISSDGKTLGKYYIKANRTPIKYKDLPENLIKALVATEDERFYEHSGIDFKGTARAVVKLGAGGGASTITQQLAKNLFNKGGASNKLIRLVQKLKEWVVAVKLERQYTKEEIMTMYLNTQGFLFNATGIRSASRIYFGKEPKELDLQESAILVAMLKNPRQYNPHRKISQEKSLQRRNVVFAQMAKNGLLTQKEKDSLQKLPLKINFTPESHNDGLATYFREHLRNVLKEWVEKNPKPNGEEYNIYRDGLKVYTTIDSRMQQYAEEAVKEHMANLQSFFDKEQKSNKTAPFYDIDKEEINRTLRRAKQNSDRYKQMKAEGKSEKEIDKVFNTATDMRIFTWKGDRDTVMTPYDSIRYYKQFLRSGLVSIEPQTGHVKAWVGGVNNKYFKYDAVEQQKRQVGSTFKPFVYATAINQLKMSPCYKLPNTPYTIPKEKYGMPKDWTPENAMSKYGGEMTLKEALAGSINVITAQLIDKVSPINVVRLAESAGIQSKIEPNPSIALGAVELSLMEMVSAYSTFANKGLRVSPLMITRIEDKNGTVLAEFVPQTKEVLSEESAYVILDLMKGVTQSGSGARLRSSYTSSGDAVTGFPYQFTNPIAGKTGTTQNQSDGWFMGVVPNLATGVWTGGEDRATHFAGIRYGQGATMSLPTWALYMKKCYEDKTLNVSQENFEKPEKISINLDCSKQEGEAEEGEDKEDTPDDTDF, encoded by the coding sequence ATGACAGAGAAAGCAACAACAAATTTTAGCAAGTACATTAAGTGGTTTTGGGGCATTATTTTAGGAGGATTTCTTTTCGTATGCCTTTTGTTTTTACTTGCCTCTTGGGGAGTTTTTGGAGCCCTCCCAACGTTTGAAGAACTAGAAAACCCTAAAAGCGACTTAGCTACAGAGGTAATCTCTTCAGACGGTAAAACATTAGGGAAATACTATATCAAAGCCAATAGAACACCTATTAAATACAAAGATTTACCAGAAAATCTAATAAAAGCCTTAGTAGCCACTGAAGATGAACGTTTCTATGAACACTCAGGGATTGATTTTAAAGGAACGGCAAGAGCAGTTGTAAAGTTAGGAGCAGGTGGTGGAGCCAGTACCATTACACAGCAGTTAGCCAAAAACCTCTTTAACAAAGGAGGGGCAAGTAATAAATTAATAAGACTTGTTCAAAAGTTAAAAGAATGGGTGGTAGCGGTAAAGCTAGAACGTCAGTATACCAAAGAAGAAATAATGACGATGTATTTGAACACTCAAGGATTTTTATTCAATGCTACAGGTATTCGTTCGGCGTCACGAATTTATTTCGGTAAAGAACCCAAAGAACTCGACCTACAAGAATCGGCAATTTTGGTTGCCATGTTAAAGAATCCAAGACAATACAATCCGCATAGAAAAATTTCTCAAGAAAAATCACTACAGCGACGAAATGTAGTATTTGCGCAAATGGCAAAAAACGGATTGTTAACTCAAAAAGAGAAAGATTCGCTGCAAAAGCTTCCGTTGAAAATCAACTTCACACCCGAAAGTCATAACGATGGATTAGCAACCTATTTTAGAGAGCACTTAAGAAATGTACTGAAAGAATGGGTGGAAAAAAACCCGAAACCCAACGGTGAAGAGTATAATATTTATAGAGATGGACTCAAAGTTTATACAACGATTGATTCCCGAATGCAGCAATATGCCGAAGAAGCAGTGAAAGAACACATGGCAAATTTGCAGTCTTTCTTCGATAAAGAACAAAAGAGTAATAAAACAGCTCCATTTTATGATATCGATAAAGAAGAAATAAATAGAACATTAAGAAGAGCCAAACAAAACTCTGACCGTTATAAACAAATGAAAGCAGAAGGAAAGTCAGAGAAGGAGATCGATAAGGTGTTTAATACGGCAACCGATATGCGTATTTTTACCTGGAAAGGAGATCGAGACACCGTAATGACTCCGTATGATTCCATTCGTTATTATAAACAATTTTTACGTTCTGGTTTGGTATCTATCGAGCCACAAACAGGTCATGTAAAAGCTTGGGTAGGAGGTGTTAACAACAAGTACTTCAAGTACGATGCAGTAGAGCAGCAAAAACGTCAAGTAGGGTCGACATTTAAACCTTTTGTGTATGCAACAGCTATTAACCAGCTAAAAATGTCACCGTGTTACAAATTACCCAACACCCCCTACACTATTCCGAAAGAAAAGTATGGAATGCCGAAAGATTGGACTCCTGAAAACGCGATGAGTAAGTATGGAGGTGAAATGACATTAAAAGAAGCTCTAGCAGGTTCTATAAATGTAATCACAGCACAGTTGATTGATAAAGTATCACCAATTAACGTAGTAAGATTAGCTGAATCAGCAGGAATACAATCGAAAATAGAACCCAATCCGTCGATTGCCTTAGGAGCCGTAGAATTATCGTTGATGGAAATGGTAAGTGCTTATTCGACCTTTGCCAATAAAGGCTTGCGTGTAAGTCCGTTAATGATTACCCGAATAGAAGATAAAAACGGAACAGTGTTAGCAGAATTTGTACCCCAAACAAAAGAAGTATTAAGCGAAGAGTCTGCCTATGTAATTTTAGATTTAATGAAAGGGGTTACCCAATCAGGGTCGGGAGCTCGTTTACGTTCTAGTTATACGAGTTCAGGAGATGCCGTTACTGGTTTTCCGTATCAGTTTACCAATCCAATAGCTGGAAAAACAGGAACCACTCAAAATCAATCCGATGGTTGGTTTATGGGGGTTGTTCCGAACTTAGCCACAGGAGTATGGACGGGTGGTGAAGATAGAGCAACACACTTTGCAGGAATTCGATACGGACAAGGAGCCACCATGTCGTTGCCTACCTGGGCGCTATATATGAAAAAATGTTACGAAGATAAGACCTTAAACGTTAGTCAAGAAAATTTTGAAAAGCCCGAGAAGATAAGTATCAATCTAGATTGTTCTAAGCAAGAAGGAGAAGCAGAAGAAGGAGAAGATAAGGAAGATACTCCTGATGATACTGATTTTTAA
- a CDS encoding CoA transferase subunit A produces the protein MINKKVNNVQEALQGVQDGMTLMLGGFGLCGIPENAIAELVKMGVKDVICISNNAGVDDFGLGLLLQNRQIKKMISSYVGENDEFERQMLSGELEVELTPQGTLAEKCRAAQAGFPAFYTPAGYGTEVAEGKETREFDGKMYVLEPAFKADFAFVKAWKGDAAGNLIFKGTSRNFNPNMCGAATITVAEVEELVPVGALDPNQIHIPGIFVQRIFQGERYEKRIEQRTVRKRD, from the coding sequence ATGATAAATAAAAAAGTAAATAACGTACAAGAAGCATTACAAGGCGTACAAGATGGGATGACTCTTATGCTGGGAGGATTCGGTTTGTGCGGAATACCTGAAAATGCGATTGCAGAGTTAGTAAAAATGGGGGTAAAAGATGTTATCTGTATTTCTAACAATGCAGGAGTCGATGATTTTGGCTTGGGGTTGTTATTACAAAATCGTCAAATTAAAAAGATGATCTCTTCCTATGTAGGAGAAAACGATGAATTCGAACGTCAAATGTTATCTGGAGAATTAGAAGTAGAACTAACACCACAAGGAACACTAGCCGAAAAATGTAGAGCAGCACAAGCAGGCTTTCCAGCATTTTATACTCCTGCAGGGTACGGAACAGAAGTAGCAGAAGGAAAAGAAACACGTGAGTTTGACGGAAAAATGTACGTACTAGAACCAGCCTTTAAAGCAGACTTTGCCTTTGTAAAAGCGTGGAAAGGTGATGCCGCAGGAAACCTAATTTTTAAAGGAACTTCAAGAAACTTCAACCCGAATATGTGTGGTGCTGCGACGATAACAGTAGCTGAGGTTGAAGAATTAGTTCCTGTAGGAGCGTTAGACCCAAATCAAATTCATATTCCTGGAATATTTGTACAACGTATTTTTCAGGGAGAACGATACGAGAAAAGAATTGAACAACGAACCGTTCGTAAAAGAGACTAG
- a CDS encoding four helix bundle protein, translating to MKKPAVDKSIEVALLVIEYCEQLEKEQKYVIARQLLKSGTSIGANIHEAQNAESKSDFIHKIKIAAKELEETKYWMILCEKSKSYPVNIVLSEKINELGLILYKILSTSIKNKK from the coding sequence ATGAAAAAACCTGCTGTCGATAAATCTATTGAAGTTGCACTGTTGGTTATTGAATACTGTGAGCAATTAGAAAAAGAACAAAAATATGTAATTGCTCGTCAACTATTGAAATCGGGAACAAGTATTGGAGCAAATATTCATGAAGCGCAAAATGCTGAAAGCAAGTCAGATTTTATTCATAAAATAAAAATTGCTGCTAAAGAATTAGAAGAAACGAAATACTGGATGATTCTTTGTGAAAAATCAAAAAGTTACCCTGTAAATATAGTTCTATCAGAAAAAATAAACGAACTTGGGTTAATTTTATACAAAATATTAAGTACAAGTATTAAAAACAAGAAGTAA
- a CDS encoding 3-oxoacid CoA-transferase subunit B, translating into MLDKNGIAKRIAKEVKNGYYVNLGIGIPTLVANFVRDDIEVEFQSENGVLGMGPFPFEGEEDADIINAGKQTITTLPGASFFDSATSFSMIRGKHVHLTILGAMEVAENGDIANWKIPGKMVKGMGGAMDLVASADNIIVAMMHTNKRGESKLLKRCSLPLTGVGCVTKIVTNLAVLEVKDNKFYLLERAPGVSVEEIKAATEGTLVVEGDIPEMDI; encoded by the coding sequence ATGTTAGATAAAAACGGAATAGCGAAAAGAATCGCAAAAGAAGTAAAAAACGGATACTATGTAAATCTTGGTATTGGAATTCCGACCTTGGTAGCCAACTTCGTTCGCGACGATATCGAAGTAGAATTTCAGTCAGAAAACGGCGTGTTAGGTATGGGGCCTTTCCCTTTTGAAGGAGAAGAAGATGCCGATATTATCAATGCAGGAAAACAAACCATCACTACGTTACCCGGAGCTAGTTTCTTCGATTCAGCTACGAGTTTTTCAATGATTCGTGGTAAGCATGTGCACCTAACCATTTTAGGAGCGATGGAAGTTGCTGAAAACGGCGATATTGCTAACTGGAAAATTCCAGGAAAAATGGTAAAAGGTATGGGAGGTGCTATGGATTTAGTAGCATCAGCCGATAATATTATTGTAGCCATGATGCATACCAACAAACGAGGAGAATCGAAACTGCTAAAAAGATGCTCGCTACCCTTAACAGGCGTGGGGTGCGTTACTAAAATTGTAACCAACTTGGCAGTATTAGAAGTCAAAGACAATAAGTTCTACTTGCTAGAAAGGGCCCCAGGAGTTTCTGTTGAAGAAATTAAAGCGGCGACGGAGGGAACTTTGGTGGTAGAAGGAGATATCCCAGAAATGGATATTTAA
- a CDS encoding exodeoxyribonuclease III, translating into MKIISYNVNGIRAALKKGFIDWLQAANPDVICIQETKAHKEQLDVTEFEQAGYPYHYWFSAEKKGYSSVAIFCKREPNHVEYGTGIESMDIEGRNLRVDFDEFSVMSMYLPSGTNDARLGYKFKYMDEILEYATELRKEIPNLVICGDYNICHEEIDIHNPKMKGVSGFLPEEREWLGRFIDSGFIDSFRYLHPEKQEYSWWSYRANARANNKGWRIDYNMVAAPLENKISRAYILPEAKHSDHCPIAVELDV; encoded by the coding sequence ATGAAAATAATCTCATACAACGTAAACGGAATAAGAGCCGCATTAAAAAAAGGATTTATCGACTGGTTGCAAGCAGCAAATCCAGATGTAATTTGTATTCAAGAAACCAAAGCACATAAAGAACAGCTAGATGTAACCGAATTTGAACAGGCAGGATACCCTTACCATTATTGGTTTTCAGCAGAAAAAAAAGGCTATTCATCTGTAGCAATTTTTTGTAAAAGAGAACCCAATCATGTCGAGTATGGAACAGGAATCGAGTCGATGGATATTGAAGGAAGAAATTTACGAGTAGATTTCGATGAGTTCTCGGTTATGAGCATGTATTTACCCTCAGGAACCAACGATGCACGCTTAGGATATAAATTTAAGTACATGGACGAAATCCTAGAATATGCAACCGAATTAAGAAAAGAAATTCCGAATTTAGTAATCTGTGGAGATTATAATATCTGTCATGAAGAAATAGATATTCACAATCCCAAAATGAAGGGAGTATCCGGATTTTTACCCGAAGAACGCGAATGGCTAGGGAGATTTATCGATAGCGGATTTATCGATAGTTTCCGTTACCTACACCCCGAAAAACAAGAATACTCGTGGTGGAGTTACCGAGCCAATGCCAGAGCCAACAACAAGGGTTGGCGTATCGATTATAATATGGTAGCAGCACCGCTAGAAAATAAAATTTCAAGAGCCTATATTTTACCCGAAGCAAAACATTCAGACCATTGCCCAATAGCTGTTGAACTAGATGTATAA
- a CDS encoding lytic transglycosylase domain-containing protein — protein MNKLQILLLLFTSSIIAQEPIDSLLVPKDSINITAIVNDSINPIQNPALFSTADLKMIDSLLIEEKFNSSLFDSIQYVINDKDILGNTTTILTTDLLKKRLRDLDVKTPFHLAYNPALEKVINGYLKYRKKYYPALMARAQYYFPMFEQYLDQYDIPLEMKYLAIVESALRPDARSRVGATGLWQFMYGTGIQFDLKVNSYVDERQDPVKATKAACQYLSQLYKIFGDWDLALAAYNSGPGNVSKAIKRSGGYKNYWNIRPFLPRETAGYVPAFYATMYIFEYADKHHLYPEAPKIFNFETDTVRVKRTISFDQISEKTGIDTELLSFLNPSYKLDIIPYIKEKNYAVRLPRRNMVDFLEKEEEIYALANEDDAKREKPLPKYFEMDKRIRYKVRSGDYLGKIANKFGVRVSDIKRWNGLRNHHLKIGQRLSIYPKKMAIPKAVSTKEYKVPKGKHEVYIVKEGDSLWTISKKYPSVSIEEIKKWNNIWSVKSLKPGMKLKIFKS, from the coding sequence ATGAACAAATTACAAATACTACTACTACTTTTTACAAGCTCAATCATTGCACAAGAACCTATAGACAGTCTTTTGGTACCCAAAGACAGTATCAATATAACTGCAATTGTTAATGATTCTATCAACCCAATACAAAATCCAGCATTATTTTCTACCGCCGATTTAAAAATGATTGATAGCTTATTGATAGAAGAAAAATTCAACTCGTCATTATTTGATAGCATTCAGTACGTAATTAACGACAAAGATATTCTTGGAAATACCACCACCATACTTACCACAGATTTACTAAAGAAAAGGCTACGTGATTTGGACGTAAAAACCCCTTTTCATTTAGCGTATAATCCAGCGCTAGAAAAGGTAATTAACGGATATTTAAAGTATCGAAAGAAGTATTATCCAGCGTTGATGGCTCGTGCTCAATATTATTTTCCAATGTTTGAGCAGTATTTAGACCAGTATGATATTCCGTTAGAAATGAAATATTTGGCTATTGTAGAATCTGCATTGCGACCAGACGCACGCTCAAGGGTAGGAGCCACAGGTTTGTGGCAGTTTATGTATGGAACAGGAATTCAGTTTGATTTAAAAGTAAACTCCTACGTCGATGAACGTCAAGACCCCGTAAAAGCAACCAAAGCAGCGTGCCAGTATTTGAGTCAGTTATATAAAATTTTTGGCGATTGGGATTTAGCTTTGGCAGCGTATAATTCAGGACCAGGAAACGTATCTAAAGCCATCAAACGTTCAGGCGGCTATAAAAACTATTGGAATATTCGTCCGTTTTTACCTCGAGAAACCGCAGGCTATGTACCTGCGTTTTACGCAACGATGTATATTTTTGAATATGCCGACAAACATCATTTATACCCAGAAGCACCAAAAATTTTCAACTTTGAAACCGATACAGTACGTGTAAAAAGAACGATTAGTTTCGATCAAATCTCCGAAAAAACAGGTATTGATACAGAGTTGCTCTCGTTTTTAAATCCGTCATATAAACTAGATATTATTCCGTATATTAAAGAAAAAAACTATGCAGTACGATTACCTCGAAGAAACATGGTAGATTTTTTAGAAAAGGAAGAAGAAATTTATGCTTTGGCAAATGAAGACGATGCCAAGCGAGAAAAACCGCTACCTAAATACTTCGAGATGGACAAGCGCATTCGCTATAAAGTACGAAGTGGTGATTATCTAGGTAAAATAGCCAATAAGTTTGGGGTACGAGTGAGTGATATTAAGCGGTGGAACGGCTTGCGAAATCATCATCTAAAAATAGGGCAACGTTTAAGTATTTACCCTAAGAAAATGGCGATTCCAAAAGCAGTATCTACGAAGGAATATAAAGTACCAAAAGGAAAGCACGAAGTGTATATTGTTAAAGAAGGAGACTCACTGTGGACCATTTCAAAAAAATACCCGTCAGTTTCTATAGAAGAAATTAAAAAGTGGAACAATATTTGGAGTGTTAAGAGTTTGAAACCCGGAATGAAACTCAAAATTTTTAAAAGTTAA
- a CDS encoding DUF4837 family protein: MNKLIALCAFIFITISCKTGGKGDYILPTSTGNTNKILVVIKGNDWEGSVGDEIRSVFGEHQVGLPQPETLLSVSQIDPVGFKGFMRNSKAVLVVREGEKEQITVTKNKYARPQILVYATAKNKEGLINLIRNRGKEIIKLFKDEDITFIQNIFKKEKIDESQFETIKNLGITLTIPKRFNMVEDKEGFLWLRQHLKSGIARGDGTNNILVYSYPLEDENNIADNITAVRDTIGKKYIPGSKEGMYMITEQAYTPFVFDAEIDGKKAYETRGKWEVKNDFMAGPFVNYSIIDKENQRVIVFEGFTYAPSVNKRDFIFELEAIGKSLKVK; encoded by the coding sequence ATGAATAAATTAATAGCTTTATGTGCCTTTATTTTTATTACCATTTCTTGTAAAACAGGAGGTAAGGGCGATTATATTTTACCAACATCAACAGGGAACACCAATAAAATATTGGTAGTTATTAAAGGAAACGATTGGGAAGGTAGTGTAGGAGATGAAATTCGTTCTGTTTTTGGAGAACATCAAGTAGGGTTGCCGCAACCAGAAACCCTACTATCGGTAAGTCAAATAGATCCAGTAGGATTTAAAGGTTTTATGAGAAATTCAAAAGCAGTTTTAGTTGTTAGAGAAGGAGAGAAAGAGCAAATAACAGTTACCAAAAATAAATATGCCAGACCTCAAATACTCGTATATGCAACGGCTAAAAATAAAGAAGGTTTGATAAACCTAATTCGCAATAGAGGAAAAGAAATAATCAAACTATTCAAAGATGAAGACATCACATTCATTCAAAATATCTTTAAAAAAGAAAAAATAGACGAAAGTCAATTTGAAACCATTAAAAATCTAGGAATTACCCTAACCATTCCTAAAAGATTTAATATGGTAGAAGATAAAGAAGGCTTTTTATGGTTACGTCAACACTTAAAAAGTGGCATTGCAAGAGGAGATGGAACTAACAACATTTTAGTATATAGCTATCCTTTAGAAGATGAAAATAATATAGCCGATAACATTACGGCTGTGAGAGATACCATTGGTAAAAAATACATACCAGGAAGCAAAGAAGGAATGTATATGATTACCGAACAAGCCTATACACCTTTTGTTTTTGACGCAGAAATTGATGGTAAAAAAGCCTATGAAACACGTGGTAAATGGGAAGTTAAAAATGATTTTATGGCAGGACCATTTGTAAATTATTCAATCATTGACAAAGAAAACCAACGAGTAATTGTTTTCGAAGGATTCACCTATGCTCCATCAGTAAACAAAAGAGATTTTATTTTTGAATTAGAAGCAATTGGAAAATCATTAAAGGTCAAATAA
- a CDS encoding DUF5687 family protein, whose protein sequence is MIAHFLKLEWKQFFRSSYFGKSIALKIVMALFALYMLASFLMVGIGAYFIIEDKYPTTDPLFFVNGLIIYVLIGDLIFRYLMHKLPVLNIKPFLNLPVKKEKLVHFILVKSAASFFNIMPLFFYVPFSVVLMNQGYSVLGVLGWLFLMFTLVLSTNYINFLINKSKYAFAVMAAILAMLFFANKYQLINVSEVFAPVFQSVYNFPVLSLIGVVLLVSLYYVNFIFLKEKVYLDDAIKNKEEVAMASNLSFVDKLGDVSPFIKNDIRQIWRNKRTKTVFLMSFLFLFYGVIFFGREMYQEKMPAILVFAAVFVTGGFTLNYGQFIPAWDSEYYNMIMSQNIRYRTFLESKWYLMVVVTVTLYLLSIPYAYFYGLDIFLIITAGAIFNIGFNSLFLLFAGSFNRKRIDLNRSGFSNYQGTSATQFLIIIPVMGIPMLLFAIFKNFVSFNAGVLSIAIVGILALAFKNHLMNFIEKRYIKSKYAAIHAFSQKS, encoded by the coding sequence ATGATTGCACATTTTTTAAAATTAGAGTGGAAACAATTTTTTCGTTCTTCTTACTTCGGAAAAAGTATCGCACTAAAAATTGTTATGGCTCTTTTTGCGTTGTACATGCTAGCTTCTTTTTTAATGGTAGGTATCGGGGCCTATTTTATTATTGAAGATAAATATCCAACTACCGATCCTTTATTTTTTGTAAACGGGTTGATTATTTATGTACTCATAGGAGATTTAATCTTCCGCTATTTAATGCATAAACTTCCTGTGTTAAATATCAAACCATTTCTTAATTTACCTGTAAAAAAAGAAAAACTAGTACATTTTATATTGGTAAAATCGGCAGCATCATTTTTTAATATAATGCCCTTGTTTTTTTATGTGCCCTTTTCGGTGGTCTTAATGAATCAAGGCTATAGTGTTTTAGGAGTTTTAGGTTGGTTGTTTTTGATGTTCACATTAGTGCTAAGCACCAATTACATTAACTTCTTAATTAATAAAAGCAAGTATGCATTCGCAGTAATGGCAGCTATACTAGCGATGTTGTTTTTTGCAAATAAATACCAGTTGATTAATGTAAGCGAGGTATTCGCACCTGTTTTTCAATCGGTATATAACTTTCCTGTTTTATCACTTATAGGCGTAGTTCTATTGGTGAGTTTATACTATGTAAACTTTATATTCTTAAAAGAAAAAGTATACCTAGACGACGCTATAAAGAATAAAGAAGAGGTAGCTATGGCATCCAACTTGTCTTTTGTTGATAAACTAGGAGACGTTTCACCATTTATTAAAAACGATATCCGTCAAATTTGGAGAAATAAGCGTACTAAAACAGTATTTTTGATGTCGTTTTTATTTCTTTTTTATGGAGTTATTTTCTTTGGCAGAGAAATGTATCAAGAAAAAATGCCTGCTATTTTAGTCTTTGCAGCGGTTTTTGTTACAGGAGGTTTTACATTAAATTACGGACAGTTTATCCCTGCTTGGGATAGCGAATACTATAACATGATTATGAGCCAGAATATTCGCTACAGAACCTTCTTAGAAAGTAAGTGGTATTTAATGGTGGTGGTAACAGTAACCCTTTATTTACTCAGTATTCCCTATGCCTACTTTTACGGATTAGATATTTTTTTAATAATTACAGCAGGAGCTATTTTTAATATAGGCTTTAACTCGCTCTTTTTACTATTTGCAGGATCTTTTAACAGAAAGCGTATAGACTTAAATAGAAGCGGATTTTCAAACTACCAAGGTACAAGCGCAACACAATTTTTAATCATCATTCCAGTAATGGGCATACCAATGCTATTATTCGCTATTTTTAAAAATTTCGTTAGTTTTAATGCAGGAGTATTATCAATCGCGATTGTTGGAATACTAGCCCTTGCGTTTAAAAATCACCTTATGAATTTTATAGAAAAGCGATACATTAAAAGCAAGTATGCAGCGATACACGCATTCAGTCAAAAATCATAA